From the Spiribacter sp. 2438 genome, one window contains:
- a CDS encoding type II secretion system F family protein, producing MPRFHYRARTSEGQLIRGEVDADDQRGAANYLLGIGATPLALEPEEDQALHAGTDVGKLLARYFGRPVPLQDLIIFARHLRSLLHAGVPVVRALRGLADNSHNDRLRKALVDIAAELEGGSALAESMGEHREVFPALFINMIRVGEQSGQIETALARMADNLEQERQTRERIKSAMRYPTFVLVAIVGAFLMVNLFVMPTFAQLFRSLDAELPWATRLLLSMSETFQANGLLWLVMAAGGGFFLRTYLRTDAGRLQWDQFKLHIPVVGPVLQRALLARFGRTFAMALRAGVPLLAALDSVADATDNRYISRGIRGLRSGIERGESLHNVCRRSGLFTPMVLQMLAVGEETGQLADLMDQVADFYESEVDADLKRLPSYIEPIMVGFIGVLVLVLAVGIFMPVWQMSSAF from the coding sequence ATGCCACGCTTCCATTACCGCGCACGCACCAGCGAAGGCCAACTGATTCGGGGCGAAGTCGATGCCGACGATCAGCGTGGCGCCGCCAATTACCTCCTCGGCATCGGTGCGACCCCCCTCGCCCTGGAGCCCGAAGAGGACCAGGCGCTTCATGCCGGCACCGATGTCGGCAAACTCCTCGCCCGCTACTTCGGCCGGCCGGTCCCCCTGCAGGATCTCATCATTTTTGCGCGCCACCTTCGCTCGCTGCTACACGCCGGCGTACCCGTTGTCCGCGCCCTGCGGGGCCTCGCGGATAACAGCCACAATGACCGCTTGCGCAAAGCGCTGGTGGACATTGCCGCGGAGCTCGAGGGCGGTAGTGCCCTGGCCGAGAGCATGGGAGAGCACCGCGAGGTATTCCCGGCCCTGTTTATCAACATGATCCGGGTCGGCGAACAGTCCGGCCAGATCGAGACCGCCCTCGCCCGCATGGCCGACAACCTGGAGCAGGAGCGTCAGACCCGCGAGCGCATCAAATCCGCCATGCGCTACCCCACATTCGTCCTGGTCGCGATTGTCGGGGCTTTCCTGATGGTCAACCTGTTCGTCATGCCCACCTTCGCCCAGCTCTTCCGGAGCCTCGATGCCGAGTTGCCATGGGCCACGCGTCTGCTGCTCAGCATGTCCGAAACGTTTCAGGCCAACGGTCTGCTGTGGCTGGTCATGGCCGCTGGCGGAGGGTTTTTTCTGCGGACTTATCTGCGCACCGACGCGGGACGACTGCAGTGGGATCAATTCAAGCTGCATATCCCGGTGGTGGGGCCCGTGTTGCAACGCGCCCTGCTGGCCCGCTTTGGCCGCACGTTTGCCATGGCGTTGCGCGCCGGCGTCCCACTGCTGGCGGCCCTCGACTCAGTCGCGGATGCCACTGACAACCGCTATATCAGCCGGGGCATTCGGGGGCTACGCTCGGGGATTGAGCGGGGCGAAAGCCTTCACAACGTGTGCCGACGCAGCGGCCTGTTCACGCCCATGGTGCTGCAGATGCTCGCTGTTGGCGAGGAGACCGGACAGCTGGCGGACCTGATGGACCAGGTCGCGGATTTCTATGAAAGCGAGGTCGACGCTGACCTAAAACGCCTGCCCTCTTACATCGAGCCGATCATGGTGGGCTTTATCGGCGTGCTCGTGCTGGTCCTGGCGGTGGGCATCTTCATGCCCGTCTGGCAAATGAGCTCGGCCTTCTGA
- the mshL gene encoding pilus (MSHA type) biogenesis protein MshL encodes MKTSGKLLLTLGLLTLTGCAATFGQTEEERRAAIAERLSTPAPPAAHEAIPPLPSAAEALLEPPPLMDDTQRPLDELRFDITADGVSVADFYHGLVEDTPYNVVVHPAVSGEVSLRLTDVSVPEVMEILRQGYGYHFQRTGSSYLVLPELLETRVFRLDYINVERDGLSGTRISGGEITSNEEDRSARRYNEINGSSLVTRSRSSLWADVESAIRQLIAGRTLLDDSRSQQVMALMDADGGNDNGNGQDTPRVVVSPEAGTVVVRATPDTLDEVETFMDGLQATLNRQVVLEARIVEVNLSDEFTAGIDWSRVGSVDGRQTTVDVSSPLAEDDTGLFELGILRGAEEPFGFDATIQALEEQGNVMVLSSPRVSTLNNQKALIKVGTDSFFQTGIDLDTTTTNGTQQTEVDPEFRSFFSGISLDVTPNIDSNGWVTLHVQPSVSSVSETPRTVERGDETVQFQLASSDVRQSDSIVRARNGDLIVIGGLMEERERSNDARVPGVGDIPPLDLLFGTQQQSAEKIELVILLRPTVVEEDTSWQRLIDEQLEQML; translated from the coding sequence ATGAAAACCTCCGGCAAACTGCTGCTCACCCTCGGGCTGCTAACTCTGACCGGCTGCGCCGCCACTTTTGGCCAGACCGAGGAGGAGCGTCGCGCGGCCATTGCCGAGCGGCTGAGCACTCCGGCGCCACCGGCGGCTCATGAGGCGATTCCGCCCCTGCCGTCAGCCGCCGAAGCGCTGCTTGAACCGCCGCCATTAATGGACGACACCCAGCGCCCGCTGGACGAGCTGCGTTTCGACATCACCGCTGATGGGGTGAGCGTGGCGGATTTCTATCACGGGCTGGTGGAAGACACCCCCTACAACGTGGTGGTCCACCCCGCCGTCTCCGGGGAAGTGTCACTGCGATTGACCGATGTTTCGGTGCCCGAGGTGATGGAGATCCTCCGCCAGGGGTATGGCTACCACTTCCAGCGCACCGGCAGCTCCTATCTGGTGCTGCCGGAATTGCTGGAAACCCGGGTGTTCCGGCTGGACTACATCAATGTCGAGCGCGATGGGCTCTCCGGCACCCGAATCAGCGGCGGCGAAATAACCTCCAACGAAGAAGACCGTAGCGCACGCCGGTACAACGAAATCAACGGCAGTTCCCTCGTCACCCGCTCACGCTCCAGTCTGTGGGCGGATGTTGAAAGCGCCATCCGCCAGCTCATTGCCGGGCGAACCCTGCTGGACGACAGTCGGAGTCAGCAGGTGATGGCCCTCATGGACGCCGATGGCGGCAATGACAATGGCAACGGCCAGGACACTCCCCGCGTGGTAGTCAGTCCTGAAGCCGGCACCGTCGTGGTGCGGGCCACCCCCGACACGCTGGATGAGGTGGAAACCTTCATGGACGGCCTGCAGGCGACCCTCAACCGCCAGGTGGTGCTGGAAGCCCGCATTGTCGAGGTCAACCTAAGCGATGAATTTACCGCCGGCATTGACTGGAGTCGGGTAGGCAGCGTTGACGGCCGCCAAACCACTGTGGATGTGAGCTCACCGTTGGCCGAAGACGACACCGGGCTGTTCGAGCTCGGCATCCTCCGGGGGGCCGAGGAACCCTTTGGATTTGACGCCACGATCCAGGCGCTGGAGGAACAGGGCAATGTGATGGTCCTCTCCTCGCCCCGGGTCTCCACGCTCAACAATCAAAAAGCCCTCATCAAGGTGGGCACCGACAGCTTTTTCCAGACCGGCATCGATCTGGATACCACCACCACCAACGGTACCCAACAGACCGAAGTGGACCCCGAATTCCGGTCGTTTTTCTCCGGGATCTCTCTCGACGTGACACCCAACATCGATAGCAACGGCTGGGTCACCCTTCACGTCCAGCCATCCGTATCCAGCGTCAGCGAAACGCCACGCACCGTGGAACGCGGCGATGAGACGGTTCAATTCCAGCTCGCCAGCAGTGACGTCCGCCAGTCGGATTCTATCGTTCGAGCCCGCAACGGTGACCTGATCGTCATCGGCGGACTCATGGAAGAGCGGGAACGCAGCAACGATGCCCGTGTCCCCGGTGTAGGTGACATACCACCACTGGATCTGTTGTTTGGCACCCAGCAGCAGAGCGCTGAGAAGATCGAGCTGGTCATCCTGCTGCGACCCACGGTGGTGGAAGAGGACACCTCCTGGCAGCGTCTGATCGACGAGCAACTGGAGCAAATGCTATGA
- a CDS encoding type II secretion system protein, whose amino-acid sequence MKYRNLKTLSARQLIRERKERGFTLIELVIVLAVLGVLAAIGIPQLTGLQDQAELQGAATNAASEIGNLFARDLAVDELDGSGDSGVNWSGGDVCDEVSNSDINALGEGDFTISDGSDGVEITVPTIDDGEIGQTTCDFDFVD is encoded by the coding sequence ATGAAATACCGAAATCTCAAAACCTTGTCCGCCCGCCAGCTCATCCGCGAGCGCAAGGAGCGGGGCTTTACCCTTATCGAACTGGTCATCGTCCTCGCCGTGCTCGGCGTGCTGGCAGCGATTGGTATCCCCCAGTTGACCGGGCTGCAGGACCAGGCGGAACTGCAGGGGGCCGCGACCAACGCCGCGTCGGAAATCGGCAACTTGTTTGCGCGGGATTTGGCCGTGGACGAATTAGACGGCTCAGGCGATAGTGGAGTTAATTGGAGCGGCGGTGACGTTTGTGATGAAGTTAGCAATAGCGACATAAATGCTCTGGGCGAAGGTGACTTTACAATAAGCGACGGCAGCGACGGTGTAGAAATTACCGTTCCGACCATCGACGACGGCGAAATCGGCCAGACGACCTGCGACTTCGACTTCGTTGACTAA
- the gspM gene encoding type II secretion system protein GspM has protein sequence MAERLRQLQALWTRYARPVRLAADQASDWLMGRTPRERVLLASAIFLVLATFWYQSGFSPAATRLGALNSDHRSLQNQQQQLEATINRLEQRIARADDPDEAVRADIDDLELELEALNEALVNRGLDFIATIPMQAAMSRLQDALDTEARPRLISFERRPGSGITSAQGTGGSGLDIRHREIRVVLEGTFGDIVDFLETLEDDAIQLVWRSLEYSVTEHPMARINVRFDLYAPAQVD, from the coding sequence ATGGCTGAGCGCCTCCGGCAACTCCAGGCCCTCTGGACGCGATACGCGCGACCTGTCCGGCTGGCGGCGGATCAGGCCAGTGACTGGTTGATGGGGCGCACCCCCCGGGAGCGCGTGCTGCTGGCCAGCGCCATCTTTCTGGTACTCGCCACGTTCTGGTACCAGTCCGGTTTTTCGCCGGCGGCCACCCGGCTGGGTGCCCTGAACAGCGATCATCGAAGCCTCCAGAACCAGCAGCAGCAACTGGAAGCCACGATTAACCGGTTGGAGCAACGCATTGCTCGAGCGGACGATCCGGACGAGGCCGTCCGAGCCGATATCGACGATCTGGAGCTGGAACTGGAAGCGCTTAACGAGGCGCTGGTCAATCGGGGCCTCGACTTTATCGCCACCATTCCCATGCAGGCAGCCATGAGCCGCCTGCAGGATGCCCTGGACACCGAAGCGAGACCGCGCCTGATCAGCTTCGAGCGCCGCCCCGGCTCGGGCATTACCAGCGCGCAGGGTACCGGTGGCAGCGGGCTGGACATCCGTCATCGCGAAATCCGGGTGGTGCTGGAGGGCACTTTCGGCGACATCGTGGATTTTCTTGAGACGCTGGAAGACGACGCCATTCAGCTGGTGTGGCGATCGCTGGAATATTCGGTCACGGAGCATCCCATGGCTCGAATCAACGTGAGGTTTGATCTGTATGCCCCAGCTCAGGTGGATTAG
- a CDS encoding tetratricopeptide repeat protein, translated as MRAQRSRCLALILASVLIMAPCAFAQSDGLERSPSTREAGERALTLYHDGREALDRGELAEAAQHFRRALSLDQALDAARRDYARILITAGRPERAQTLLAQGIALPDPEPATARLLARTARDNGNLRTAIRALERIHPRVDPDDRVVRANLAALHRQQGDHLAAASLYAELRDAHPTEPQWILGEAVSRDHAGQATDAHAAWSALTNHDGLDPAIQDHASARIRALEVAQLPSAGD; from the coding sequence ATGAGAGCGCAGAGATCCCGGTGCCTGGCGTTGATCCTCGCCAGCGTGTTGATCATGGCGCCCTGCGCTTTTGCGCAGAGTGACGGCCTGGAGCGTTCGCCATCCACCCGCGAGGCCGGGGAGCGGGCGCTTACCCTGTACCACGATGGCCGGGAGGCCCTGGATCGTGGCGAACTGGCGGAAGCGGCACAGCATTTCCGGCGGGCGCTCTCCCTGGATCAGGCACTGGATGCCGCTCGACGGGACTACGCCCGCATTCTGATCACGGCGGGGCGCCCGGAGCGCGCTCAGACGTTGCTCGCTCAGGGCATCGCCCTGCCCGATCCGGAGCCAGCCACCGCCCGACTACTGGCCCGCACCGCCCGGGACAACGGCAATCTCCGGACTGCCATTCGAGCGCTGGAGCGCATTCATCCCCGGGTGGACCCGGATGATCGCGTGGTTCGCGCCAATCTGGCCGCCCTCCATCGCCAGCAGGGCGACCACCTGGCGGCGGCTTCGCTGTATGCCGAGCTCCGGGATGCGCACCCCACGGAACCCCAGTGGATTCTTGGTGAGGCGGTGAGTCGGGATCATGCCGGCCAGGCCACCGATGCCCATGCGGCCTGGTCGGCCCTGACCAATCACGATGGCCTGGATCCGGCGATTCAGGATCACGCCAGCGCCCGGATCCGGGCGCTGGAAGTCGCTCAGTTGCCCTCGGCGGGTGATTAA
- a CDS encoding GspE/PulE family protein produces the protein MAATQPAQPLRLGDQLIQRGLIGEDDLRRALAEQKNSGLALGETLVQIGLVSEQSLNEVLADHYGLKAVDLTQYWVDPEGARQLPEDVARRFGAVVVEEDSHRFVVATHDPGDLMALDEIDRLLPKPVDFRMAGRQAIVDVVNLVYGRDEELASIADEINQELEGADEIDLSSLSMGAGRASSPAVRLLKSLMDDAIQRGISDIHIEPDDKLLRIRSRKDGLLQERLVRQGNIQNALISLIKLMAGLNITERRLPQDGRFHTTIQGRSVDVRLSTLPQQHGESVVLRLLDRNGAVSSLEQTGISSDLLKRFRRQLGIPNGLILVTGPTGSGKSTTLYGALSEMNSPEVKIITVEDPVEYALPRVTQVQVREQIGLDFARVLRTALRQDPDIVMVGEIRDTETAEIALRAAITGHRVLSTLHTNDAVSTANRLLDMDVPPFMLAAALRGIVAQRLVRRVCPQCTRPRAPTHEEIDWLERAGQTEAARVRVHEGEGCPFCDHSGYSGRVGLFELLEINQPMRDALRQQDISAFARLAQQMPGYQPLRKTALDFIAQGTTNVVEAIRVLGETTGEEEG, from the coding sequence ATGGCGGCGACGCAACCGGCACAGCCGCTTCGCCTGGGCGACCAGCTGATCCAGCGGGGTCTGATCGGCGAGGACGATCTGCGTCGCGCACTGGCCGAGCAAAAGAACTCCGGCCTTGCACTGGGGGAAACCCTGGTGCAGATCGGTCTGGTCAGCGAGCAGAGCCTCAATGAGGTTCTGGCAGATCACTACGGCCTGAAGGCGGTGGATCTGACCCAGTACTGGGTCGATCCGGAGGGCGCCCGTCAGTTACCGGAGGACGTGGCGCGGCGCTTCGGAGCCGTGGTGGTGGAAGAGGATAGCCACCGGTTCGTGGTGGCCACCCACGACCCCGGCGACCTGATGGCCCTGGATGAAATTGATCGTCTTCTGCCAAAGCCCGTGGATTTCCGGATGGCCGGGCGTCAGGCGATCGTCGACGTCGTCAACCTGGTTTATGGCCGGGATGAAGAACTCGCCAGCATTGCCGACGAGATCAACCAGGAGCTGGAGGGCGCCGACGAAATCGACCTGAGCAGCCTGAGCATGGGCGCCGGTCGAGCGAGCTCGCCGGCGGTGCGGCTGCTCAAGTCGCTCATGGACGACGCCATTCAGCGCGGCATCTCCGATATCCACATCGAGCCCGATGACAAGCTCCTGCGGATACGGTCCCGGAAGGATGGGCTACTACAGGAACGCCTCGTCCGGCAAGGCAACATCCAGAACGCACTCATCTCGCTCATCAAGCTGATGGCCGGGCTCAACATCACCGAACGGCGTCTGCCCCAGGACGGCCGGTTTCACACCACCATCCAGGGACGCAGCGTTGACGTGCGCCTGTCGACTCTGCCCCAGCAGCATGGGGAGAGCGTCGTGCTGCGGCTGCTGGATCGGAACGGCGCAGTGTCCTCGCTGGAGCAGACCGGCATATCTTCAGATCTGCTCAAGCGCTTCCGCCGCCAGCTGGGCATCCCCAATGGACTGATCCTGGTGACCGGACCCACGGGCTCGGGCAAGTCCACCACCCTCTACGGGGCCCTCAGCGAGATGAACTCCCCCGAGGTCAAGATCATCACCGTGGAGGACCCGGTGGAGTATGCCCTGCCCCGGGTGACCCAGGTGCAGGTGCGCGAGCAGATTGGCCTCGACTTTGCCCGGGTGCTGCGAACCGCGCTGCGCCAGGACCCGGACATCGTCATGGTGGGCGAGATTCGCGATACCGAAACCGCGGAGATAGCCCTGCGAGCGGCCATCACCGGCCACCGGGTGCTCTCCACCCTGCATACCAATGACGCCGTCTCTACCGCGAACCGTCTGCTGGACATGGACGTCCCGCCGTTCATGCTGGCCGCCGCGCTGCGCGGCATTGTCGCCCAGCGGCTGGTCCGCCGGGTTTGCCCCCAGTGCACGCGACCCCGCGCGCCCACCCATGAGGAGATTGACTGGCTGGAGCGAGCGGGTCAGACCGAGGCTGCCCGGGTTCGGGTTCACGAGGGAGAAGGCTGCCCGTTCTGCGACCACAGTGGCTACAGTGGCCGGGTCGGCTTGTTCGAGCTCCTCGAGATCAACCAGCCCATGCGCGACGCCCTTCGACAGCAGGACATTTCTGCCTTTGCCCGGCTGGCTCAGCAAATGCCGGGTTATCAGCCGTTGAGAAAAACCGCCCTGGATTTCATCGCCCAGGGCACCACCAATGTGGTGGAAGCCATTCGCGTGCTGGGCGAAACCACCGGTGAGGAGGAAGGCTGA